From the genome of Triticum aestivum cultivar Chinese Spring chromosome 3B, IWGSC CS RefSeq v2.1, whole genome shotgun sequence, one region includes:
- the LOC123066158 gene encoding male-cone protein 1: protein MAGRKVMSNAGVAAALVALLVVAAASGAAGIHVCNVDTGSMVNNCRSYCTVGSNEASPSGACCGAVRGANFKCLCKYKGLLSKDIDANRVMQIPAKCGYGAASC, encoded by the coding sequence ATGGCCGGGAGGAAGGTGATGAGCAACGCCGGCGTCGCGGCCGCGCTGGTGGCGCTGCTGGTcgtggcggcggcgtcgggcgcggccgGGATTCATGTCTGCAACGTGGACACCGGGAGCATGGTGAACAACTGCAGGTCCTACTGCACGGTGGGCAGCAACGAGGCCAGTCCCAGCGGCGCGTGCTGCGGCGCGGTGCGCGGCGCCAACTTCAAGTGCCTCTGCAAGTACAAGGGCCTGCTGTCTAAGGACATCGACGCCAACCGCGTCATGCAGATCCCAGCCAAGTGCGGCTACGGGGCGGCCTCCTGCTAG